One Mus musculus strain C57BL/6J chromosome Y, GRCm38.p6 C57BL/6J DNA segment encodes these proteins:
- the Gm21828 gene encoding uncharacterized LOC115489290: MTNINFATSDSAKGACRCSPSHEVGLRSPLPSQGIHRPSKSTETPSEKAPSDQWDTKASNSEHEVDKPSSILTEEFMRTTLSHEDSLRHHTFLMRFPDTLLLPKENRGKPLFPKEPCKLPLQIKNALSHLQMETVPIEVCNTHHHRKRISAILFLLRRTQNIFLMSKRERQLPEVQNGSP, translated from the coding sequence atgactaacataaacttcgccacttctgattctgctaaaggagcctgcagatgctcaccatctcatgaggtgggcctcagaagtcccctaccaagccaaggcattcacagaccatctaagtctactgaaaccccatcagaaaaagccccttctgaccaatgggacaccaaagcttccaattcagagcatgaggttgacaagccatcttccatccttacagaagagttcatgcgaaccactctttctcatgaagacagcctcaggcatcacaccttcctcatgagattcccagacacgctacttctaccaaaagaaaacagaggaaagcctctgtttcccaaggagccctgcaaacttcccctacagatcaagaatgcattgagtcatctccagatggagacagtccccatagaggtgtgcaacactcatcatcaccgcaagaggatatcagccattctttttctactaaggaggactcaaaacatattcctaatgtccaagagggagagacaacttccagaagtgcaaaacgggagcccatag